In the Ramlibacter tataouinensis TTB310 genome, one interval contains:
- a CDS encoding universal stress protein, which yields MYKRILLAYDGSDAGQKALLECREVAQWSRSELFLVAAMPSAMSFVGLEGGVYDVELEERERRKYQSVLEDGLRRLASCGYAARGEVVVGEAVDEITKAARRLEADLIVVGHKHLDSWAARWWRGSISGALIEHSPCSVLCVIVH from the coding sequence ATGTACAAGCGCATCCTGTTGGCCTATGACGGCAGCGACGCGGGCCAGAAGGCCCTGCTGGAGTGCCGCGAAGTGGCGCAATGGAGCCGCTCCGAGCTGTTCCTGGTGGCGGCCATGCCGTCAGCCATGAGCTTCGTCGGGCTGGAGGGCGGCGTCTACGACGTGGAGCTGGAGGAGCGCGAGCGCCGCAAGTACCAGTCGGTGCTGGAGGACGGGCTGCGCCGGCTGGCGTCCTGTGGCTACGCCGCCCGCGGCGAGGTCGTGGTGGGCGAGGCGGTGGACGAGATCACCAAGGCCGCGCGCCGCCTGGAGGCCGACCTGATCGTGGTCGGCCACAAGCACCTGGACAGCTGGGCGGCGCGCTGGTGGCGCGGATCGATCTCGGGCGCGCTGATCGAGCACTCGCCTTGCAGCGTGCTGTGCGTGATCGTCCACTGA